The Hypomesus transpacificus isolate Combined female chromosome 6, fHypTra1, whole genome shotgun sequence genomic interval TTGGTGACTTCTTACAGGCCTTGATGTCACTTTGGACTTGACCTTGACTGGCTCCCAAGGTAAGTCAACTAATCCAATGGTGGACTGACCCATGGTAGGATGCTTACATTGTAGTCCTTCAAATGTACCTTGGGAATTGTGTTTGAGATTCTCCAGCAACTGATTTCCCTGCAGAAAGGTTTGGTGGCTGTAAACAGGGGAAGAATGAAGATGATCTTGACTGTTCCCTTTCATGTTTACTCTTACTTGACTTGTCATGGAAGCCTTTTCAACAACCAAAGACAGCGCCTCTGTCTGAATGTTTGGTAGCTGGACGCCCATTGCACTTGCAGAGCATGCTTGAAACCTTTTCAAGCAGTTTTCAATGCTGGATGGCGGCTTGCAAGCATTATGGTATTCAGATTTGTTGTGAGTCTCGCTATCTTTCTCTTGTAATGGTGGTGACATGGGTACAGTATTTGCAATGTTTTTAAAAATTGAATCGACAGTTGTATTCACTGCCCTGGAAAGCTCATCCTTCAGGGTATCTGCTAgaattttcttctctttttctggTTTGGAACGGATGTACTCAAGCAGTTTGATATTTTTCCAACCAGGGTAAGTAATATCTGAAGACATTTCTATCTCATGATATGGATCTGTAAGCACCTCACTTGTAATTGTCTCAGGAGACGCAGTGTTCCAAGTGGTGTTGTCTTCAGACATACCTGTAGAGCTCGCTTCATCACTGACTTTCTCGTTGCACTCATTTCTCATGTACACCTGGATACATTTTTCATGGAGTTGTCCAAGGAGTTGTTGCATGGTATGAAGTTGCTTCTTCAGGGTCTGACCTTCTATACTGCTACTGCCTCCGCTGTGAATTTCGTCTTGATTCGGGAACACATTGGTTTTGTTTTCTTGAATGGTTTCCAGTTCCTCAAGGTGCCCGGTTTCCTTTTCATCTGCAAAATGTCCTTCGGGCGAGCCTGCCATGCCTCTGATGATGTTCTCCACTCTGGCACGCTTTGCTTGATGGCAGTCACCTAAGGGCAAGTCTTGGGCTCCACTGTTTCCTGTAAGCATGTTATGCCCAGCTGGTGAAGGTTTCACTGTGTCGCCTTTTGAATTGTAGCAGAGTTCCACCACACTAGATTCACTCACATTTGAGTGTGGGGTACGAACATGGTAAACTGTGTTTTCCCTCTGAGTCcttttactatcaatgtttttaCTTAGGAGAATGGAAATGAGGGATCCATTTGAGtgtgcagacagagaggagtcAAGGTTTAGAGGGGTGGGATGCTCAGGATGGtcttcaaaatatattttgctTGAGGAGTGCATGTTCTGGACCAAAAGTCTTGAATTACTACTTATTGCAAAGTAGAGAGAAGCATTCATATCAGATGTTTGTAGGTTGAGAGAATTCCATCCAACATGTGTATTACGAGTGGATATATCCAAATCGGCGTCAAACGTGGTTGATACAAATGTATTAGTAAACATTGACATTTACAGTAGATCATACAAATGTTATCCTCTGAATGAATTGTGCATTGTACTGAGACATTTTCAAAGATAAAATAAAAAGATGTATATAAAAGgtaaataaataagaaaataacATCCTCCAAATACATTTAGTTACAATAACAAAATTGCACACATTAATTTAACCGTCAAATATATTTAATCCCAGTTTTACATTTATAAAATGATTTGCTAGTATGCACTGCCCTCGTTAGTTACGTTTAATAAGAGGGTTTCGACTTGGAATGTACCTACCTGTTGCTCTGTGAGAAGGACGCGACATCGATGCTGGCTGTATACGAGAATGATTCCAGTCCAACTGTTCCTAACCAAAGACCCATATTagaaagggggcgtggccacaTCGTTCAGAGACACCCCGTTTTGGTTTCACCCGTTTTCATGTCAAGTTTGCTTTATATTTTCCTATTTTAGAACTAATTTGCTACCGTGACCCACATTGTGCTGCACTGCGGTTCAGTTGAGCACCGATGTCAATTTGTGGAAGCGGCAGTGAGTATATTGTTGGTAATATTGAAAAATTATAGTTAATGAAGTGTTGCATTTAGAACCTTTGAATCTACCCTTCCGTTTCTGCCCATATTGGTACATCCCATTTCCTTGCGTTGGAACCTGGCTAGCGACTGCGTTTGACACAGGGAGTTGCACTTCCCTATCGCTCTCTCTGCATCTAATCAGTACCGATACGATTGCTGCTATGCTATCACATTTACGATGTTTGTCACGGACACTTGGGCGCTCTCTTTCTGCGCTAAGTCAGGTAAGACGTAAATATAAATTGAATCTCCCCAATTGGTCATGCCCGATACAATGACTAGGCTGAGAACAGGCCTCATCCGAACCCAAGGGCAGAATGACACTAGTCCCTTGCTAGGTACAGTAGTAGCAAAGTGAGTGCCCTCGCTTAGCAGTCATGAAACGTTGAATTCGTGGACTCTTCATGTGTACAAGTTAAGTTAGACGGCGTGCATATAGTAAGGGTGTTGTCACGCCAGGCATTTGTTTCCTAAGCTATACAGTAGCTGCTGTTCTATCACAGTAAAATAGCAGCTACGAGCTAGTCTAGTGCTGGCCGTTCTGTATCCGAGTTCTAGCATTCGAGCCTACACAGTGGCTAACTAGCATTAGCTTTCGTCAAAAACTCAGTTGTTAGCTAGTCTAGGCTAGCTGAATCCAGGTCATGTGTTCACAGTGCCAAATAAATGTGAATTTTACATTGGTTAACTACCTACTAACAGTACCCTTAAGTTATTGTATATTACATTCTAGATAGGAATCTGGAGTTGAGTTAATATTGCTGTCAGGCTAGCTAGTTGGTAACCCAGTTAGACTGGCCTTTAATGTTTTGTTGAGTTCCGGAGGGTCGTGCACCCGACCAGAAATAGACCAAGTAATGTCACACACCCAACTAGTAGAAACATACTTTGAAACCTTAGCTACCAGCTAGTGAATCTGTAAGGCTAGGGCACAGTTCCGGTTGACACATCCAGTGAGCACAAATTCACAACCTTATCTTCAAAAGTCAGTAGAGCTAAGCGGGGTACGGGTGCCATGTTGAAAGTGTATGATATTAAATGTTGTAGGTAGTGTGTGCATTAGGTAAGTTTTTAGTTTGTGGATGTTATTGGACTAAGCAATTCTGCTGTACAAGGAACTACTTGTCCCTGGTCAAAAGGAATCAATGGCTGGCTACTGTGCTATTGAACTCCTGTGATATTTTTCAAAGAAATCTGGAACACTGATTTAAAACGGCACATGTTGTATTTTTCTATTGATATAAGTTACCGCCCTTGAATACGTTGCTTCAATCCAATCACAGTGGATCTTTTTGATAGTGTCATCATTTTCCTTTTCCGTGGTCAAACATTGCATATTAACCTCTGTTTGAATCCTTAtatctaaaatgtttttttctttgaattATTTATTGCGGGAGATGAAGAAAAGCACCCCTAAGATGAAACAGCTACGCTGAATAGACTATTGAGATGTTTGATGAATTAAATCAACACTCATCTCTTTCTTTATTCTTCTTAATGCCAGGGAAATGGTGTACTGATACGAAGGAGTGCATCAGGTGAGTGGACTTCTCCCAGTTCCAGTTGTGCAGGCTGGAGCTAATGCAAGATCTAAGGCCTTGTTCCCTCATTATAAATAAGTATGCCCCCTCGACTGTGTGAATCACAAAAGATGACAATGCCCTTTGAGTAGCCAAGGTTGCTGAAGGGCCATGTAAGTGGTTAAGCACACCCATCACTGGGATGCTTCTCCTATGCCACACGCCCTCAAGGAGAGACCGACTCAACAATCCCCTTTaccctcttctttctttctctccctcattctttcCTTCAAGGCCTTTCCGCCTCCAGCCGTCTTGTTTACAGGAATGGCCAGCCGTAAGTGCTCGTCCGCATCCGTTCATCATTGGATGGTTTATTTTGTGTGCGTCAAACACTTGATGCGGAGGTTATGATGTCAGAACAAAATTGTATACCTTTTAGAATTTGAGCACAATTTATGGAAGATCTAGGCAATAGCCGTTTTGAGGTCTTGAAATATAGACATCAATACTTGCTTAGTGTACAGATCCGATGGTTACATCAGTAATATTATTCTGCATTCATTTTGATTGCTTTCAACACTTTCTAAAGCAATACAGCTGTCACGCGAAATTGTAGATATATAATTCATCACGCAGTGCTATGTGTAACTTGGACTCCATTTATCACAGGGTCAATGAACTGTAAAGTTTTTGCGTTCACCTGTTAAAAAAAACACGTTTTCCTTCCCAGATGTGATTCCAGGTCAGCAGTCAACGTCTTCCAAATGCGATACTTCAAGACATCTACATTACGCAGTAAGCATTGGCAAATCCCCCCGTCATCTGTAACTCTGAAAGCTGTAGCTCCGAATGTCATCAGACAATCGCCTGTGTCCGTAATTTTTTGGAACAGGAGACGAAGTTCTCACCGTCAACACCCCAGCGTTCGCTGAGTCCGTCACAGAGGGGGATGTGAGGTGGGAAAAAGGTAGGTTACCTGAGACGGAAGGAATGGCGGGGTAGATGCACATTTTGTTGTTACTGAACGATTCAGTGTAACAGCTAACGGTTTACATGGTGTAGGCTGTAGACAAATACACATGTAGAACATATGAAAATGAATCTCTACGTAGTGAttcatatatatgtgtgtgggggggggacactgtCATATAAATCTGGTTTTCCTTCAGCTGTTGGGGACTCCGTGAGTGAGGATGAGGTGGTGTGTGAAATTGAGACAGACAAGGTATGACTCGGAAAATGAGGTTTCCCTTCAAATCAGTAAAAGTATGGATAGTTGTTAAGGATCCAAGCagtgctatatatatataccactGTTCAATTGCAATGGCTTTTGGCTGCTTTGATGGTTTGTACCGACTCTTGAGTGCACTGTGTCATCGCTCATGGTGTTTGTGTTGCTCCCCCTCAGACCTCAGTGCAGGTACCCTCTCCTGCAGCCGGAGTGATTGAGGCTCTCCTGGTGCCCGACGGAGGGCGAGTTGAGGGAGGAAACCCCCTCTTCAAACTCCGGAAAGGAGGTATGGGCCCCTcatcctgaccccccccccccaccacacactttCTTTAAGGGATTTCTCTGGGGATAGTCTTTCATTTCAGGGCCGTAAATATATTTACGTAATTTTTGTTTCCTCATGGAACGCTTGTCTTTAGCCGGTGCTGCCAAAACTGCTGCCTCAGCAGAAGCCCCTGTGGCCGctgcagcccctcctcctccagcatcaCCACCTCCCACCCCCGTCGCCATCCCCGTCGCCTTCCCCCCCGTGCCAGGACAAGCCAAGGAAGCCAAACCCGGTATGTCATCGGCTCCACGGTCTCAAACCCGCTTTCAAACTCGAGGCGTGTTTGGTTTGGCATGACCCCGTGTGACAACTGTAGCATCTCAGTAAAACATCTTTCAGCATCACTGAAGACAGGTCTTCAAACAGCATTTACACTCACATACACCTTTCTTAAATGCCAATTGGAATAATAGTCGTTGCTAAATGTGGATTTAGTACATTCAAAATTCTTATTAGCAATATATACGAGTCAGatgcggttagggaatcgtgcTAACaaccagaaggttgccggtcgATTCCCGGACATGCCGGGAaaagcaaggcacttcaccatacttgcctcgggggaatgtccctgtacttactgtgtcgttctggataagagcgtctgcttaatgactaaatgtaatgtatgagtagctcactgtgtttgtgtgtgtgtgttatagtttCTGCTGTCAAGCCAACCGCACCTCGAGCTGCCCCAACCCCTCCCACAGCAGCACCCACAGGAGCCAGGACAGAAAGCAGGGTAGGAGCTTTACCTCATCCCTCCAAAAACCCACCGAAACATCCACAGCCTCGTGCTAACCCGCCCCTATACCACGTGACTACATTCCACTCAACCATGGTTCCTCACCGGAGCGACACGTTGCAAATGTGTAGTTCTCTTTATCACCACCAGGTGAAGATGAACCGCATGAGGCTGAGAATCGCCCAGAGGCTTAAGGAGGCCCAGAACACCTGTGCCATGCTGACCACTTTCAATGAGGTGGACATGAGGTATGACATTCCATCGTTTTATACAGTGGGAAATTGTGCTATGGTCATTCAAATGAcccttttatgtgtgtgtgtgtatttcaagAACTGCCTTTCTAATTCCTCCCTAAGCAACATCCAGGAACTGAGAACCCTCCACAAAGACGCTTTCCTAAAGAAACACAACATCAAACTTGGCTTCATGTCTGCGTTTGTCAAAGCTGCAGCCCACGCCTTGATGGACCAGCCGTCTGTTAATGCTGGTAAGCTTCGACCACCAAAGAATCCTCTTTTTAACCCCAACAGC includes:
- the LOC124468938 gene encoding dihydrolipoyllysine-residue succinyltransferase component of 2-oxoglutarate dehydrogenase complex, mitochondrial-like encodes the protein MLSHLRCLSRTLGRSLSALSQGNGVLIRRSASGLSASSRLVYRNGQPCDSRSAVNVFQMRYFKTSTLRRDEVLTVNTPAFAESVTEGDVRWEKAVGDSVSEDEVVCEIETDKTSVQVPSPAAGVIEALLVPDGGRVEGGNPLFKLRKGAGAAKTAASAEAPVAAAAPPPPASPPPTPVAIPVAFPPVPGQAKEAKPVSAVKPTAPRAAPTPPTAAPTGARTESRVKMNRMRLRIAQRLKEAQNTCAMLTTFNEVDMSNIQELRTLHKDAFLKKHNIKLGFMSAFVKAAAHALMDQPSVNAVIDDSTKEIVYRDYVDISVAVSTPKGLVVPVIRDVETMNFSDIEKTINGLGEKARKNELAVEDMDGGTFTISNGGVFGSMFGTPIINPPQSAILGMHGIFERPVAIGGKVEIRPMMYVALTYDHRLVDGREAVTFLRKIKSVVEDPRVLLLDM
- the LOC124469090 gene encoding prospero homeobox protein 1-like; protein product: MLTGNSGAQDLPLGDCHQAKRARVENIIRGMAGSPEGHFADEKETGHLEELETIQENKTNVFPNQDEIHSGGSSSIEGQTLKKQLHTMQQLLGQLHEKCIQVYMRNECNEKVSDEASSTGMSEDNTTWNTASPETITSEVLTDPYHEIEMSSDITYPGWKNIKLLEYIRSKPEKEKKILADTLKDELSRAVNTTVDSIFKNIANTVPMSPPLQEKDSETHNKSEYHNACKPPSSIENCLKRFQACSASAMGVQLPNIQTEALSLVVEKASMTSQVRVNMKGNSQDHLHSSPVYSHQTFLQGNQLLENLKHNSQGTFEGLQCKHPTMGQSTIGLVDLPWEPVKVKSKVTSRPVRSHQAQPLAMDRVVLDRFCVPNVKMECGTLQSMLKNHSYVVNEGLTTSHLKKAKLMFFYTRYPSSTVLKTFFPDVQFTRCITSQLIKWFSNFREFYYIQVEKFARHALMEGVTNVRELTVGRDSELFRGLNMHYNKGNDFQVPDRFLEVAGITLQEFYIALSLAKDSDPSWKKAIYKVICKLDSDVPNEFKAPLTT